From Hartmannibacter diazotrophicus, a single genomic window includes:
- a CDS encoding LysR substrate-binding domain-containing protein, producing MLERPSLKSLRVLLEVARGGSYAGAAERLGVTPSAVSHMVASLDAELGGVLFEDRRRARLSVQGAQLVRRLEPAFQSIEHALGELRAQRTAIRLSTLSSFAMLWLIPRLQSLRQRMPDVDILISTDTRPVDLAAEPFDAAIRWTARPPDAPGLYVMPLFRERWGIVASPALVGSAPREIDPLRLPRLKARSRMDDWVAFLPEEEAGRTPVGGVTVFETRGQMLEATLGGLGAAVIDLNLVGASLAAGTLVVIGEKTVQRPEAYYLLCRKGALGERPLRILRDWLAGEASGETYSSPSNSAVDM from the coding sequence ATGTTGGAACGGCCAAGCCTCAAATCCCTGAGGGTCCTTCTGGAGGTGGCGCGCGGTGGCAGCTATGCCGGCGCGGCCGAACGGCTCGGCGTTACGCCATCGGCGGTCTCGCATATGGTCGCAAGCCTTGATGCCGAACTGGGCGGTGTCCTCTTCGAGGATCGGCGCCGGGCGCGGCTGTCGGTTCAAGGGGCACAACTAGTCCGGCGCCTGGAGCCGGCCTTCCAGTCGATCGAGCATGCGCTGGGCGAGCTTCGCGCGCAACGGACTGCAATCCGCCTTTCCACGCTCTCTTCCTTCGCAATGCTCTGGCTGATCCCGCGGCTGCAGTCGCTGCGCCAGCGCATGCCGGATGTCGATATCCTGATTTCGACCGACACGCGACCGGTCGATCTGGCGGCCGAGCCCTTCGATGCCGCGATCCGCTGGACCGCGCGCCCGCCGGACGCGCCGGGTCTTTACGTCATGCCGCTGTTTCGGGAACGTTGGGGCATTGTCGCCAGCCCCGCACTGGTCGGCAGCGCGCCGCGCGAGATCGATCCCCTGCGCCTGCCAAGGCTCAAGGCGCGCTCGCGCATGGACGACTGGGTGGCCTTTCTCCCCGAGGAGGAAGCCGGTCGGACGCCGGTCGGTGGCGTGACGGTCTTCGAGACGCGCGGCCAGATGCTGGAGGCAACGCTTGGTGGCCTCGGCGCAGCGGTGATCGATCTCAATCTGGTCGGCGCAAGCCTGGCTGCCGGAACGCTTGTCGTGATCGGCGAGAAGACGGTGCAGCGGCCCGAGGCCTACTACCTCCTGTGCAGAAAGGGCGCTCTTGGCGAGCGCCCCCTGCGGATACTTCGCGATTGGCTTGCCGGCGAGGCAAGCGGCGAGACTTACTCAAGCCCCTCGAACAGCGCCGTCGACATGTAG
- the ptsN gene encoding PTS IIA-like nitrogen regulatory protein PtsN: MDLSDLLTVDGVLPHLKANSKKQALQEMAAKAAAVTGRPEREIFDTLLQRERLGSTGVGHGVAIPHGKLVNLDKLVGVFARLDKPIDFDALDDEPVDLMFLLLAPESAGADHLKALARIARVLRDPDIAGKMRSTTDASKIYELLTQPIASNAA, encoded by the coding sequence ATGGATTTGAGCGACCTTCTGACGGTTGACGGAGTCCTTCCGCATCTGAAGGCGAACTCGAAGAAGCAAGCGCTGCAGGAGATGGCCGCCAAGGCCGCCGCTGTCACAGGACGGCCCGAGCGCGAAATTTTCGACACGTTGCTGCAGCGCGAGCGCCTGGGATCCACGGGCGTCGGGCACGGCGTTGCCATCCCCCACGGAAAGCTGGTCAATCTGGACAAGCTCGTCGGCGTCTTCGCGCGCCTCGACAAGCCGATCGACTTCGACGCGCTGGACGACGAGCCGGTCGACCTGATGTTCCTGCTGCTCGCGCCCGAATCGGCGGGCGCAGATCACCTGAAGGCGCTTGCCCGCATTGCCCGTGTCCTGCGCGATCCGGATATCGCGGGCAAGATGCGCTCCACAACGGACGCATCCAAGATCTACGAGCTCCTGACCCAGCCGATCGCCTCCAACGCGGCCTGA
- a CDS encoding Hsp20 family protein, whose amino-acid sequence MTRMTTFSSPFLLGFDEIERALDRVTRATNDGYPPYNIERIAATGTTGEVIRITLAVAGFTRDQLDVSVEDNQLLIRGRQVDDKEREYLHRGIAARQFQRSFVLAEGIEILRADLRDGLLSIDLTRPQPERQTRRIKINAVE is encoded by the coding sequence ATGACACGGATGACGACGTTTTCCAGTCCATTTCTTCTGGGCTTCGACGAGATCGAGCGTGCGCTCGACCGGGTGACCCGGGCGACCAACGATGGCTATCCGCCCTACAACATCGAACGCATTGCCGCGACCGGGACGACCGGCGAGGTCATCCGCATCACGCTCGCGGTGGCCGGCTTCACGCGCGACCAGCTCGACGTGTCGGTGGAGGACAACCAGCTCCTGATCCGTGGCCGTCAGGTCGACGACAAGGAGCGCGAATACCTGCATCGCGGAATTGCCGCACGGCAGTTCCAGCGCAGCTTCGTTCTTGCCGAAGGCATCGAGATTCTTCGCGCGGACCTGCGTGACGGCCTCTTGTCGATCGATCTGACCCGCCCTCAGCCGGAACGGCAGACGCGCAGGATCAAGATCAACGCCGTCGAATAG
- the lptB gene encoding LPS export ABC transporter ATP-binding protein, with protein MTTGKTEARSDSPGDLVISNLAKSYRKRQVVRDVSLSLRRGEAVGLLGPNGAGKTTVFYMITGIIPPDRGQISLDGHDITPFPMYRRARLGIGYLPQEASIFRGLTVAGNIRAVLELVERKRSVRESDLEELLSEFSLTHLADQPAIALSGGERRRVEIARALASRPSFMLLDEPFAGVDPIAVRDIQELVRHLTARGIGVLITDHNVRETLGLIDRAYILYGGTVLIEGRPDDIIADPDARRVYLGEQFTL; from the coding sequence ATGACAACGGGCAAGACCGAGGCCCGCAGCGACAGCCCAGGCGACCTGGTCATCTCAAACCTTGCCAAGAGCTATCGCAAGCGCCAGGTGGTGCGGGACGTCAGCCTGTCCTTGCGGCGCGGCGAGGCCGTCGGTCTGCTCGGCCCCAACGGCGCCGGCAAGACGACCGTCTTCTACATGATCACCGGCATCATCCCCCCGGACAGAGGCCAGATCAGCCTCGACGGCCACGACATCACGCCCTTCCCGATGTACCGGCGCGCCCGGCTCGGCATCGGCTATCTGCCGCAGGAAGCCTCGATCTTCCGGGGCCTGACTGTTGCCGGCAACATTCGCGCCGTCCTCGAACTCGTCGAGCGCAAGCGCTCCGTGCGCGAGAGCGACCTTGAGGAACTGCTTTCGGAATTCTCGCTGACGCATCTGGCCGACCAGCCCGCGATCGCCCTGTCAGGCGGCGAGCGCCGGCGTGTCGAAATCGCGCGGGCACTTGCCAGCCGCCCCTCCTTCATGCTGCTCGACGAACCGTTTGCCGGCGTCGATCCCATCGCCGTGCGCGACATCCAGGAACTCGTCCGGCACCTGACAGCCCGTGGCATCGGCGTCCTCATCACCGACCATAACGTTCGGGAAACGCTGGGACTCATCGACCGCGCCTATATCCTCTACGGCGGCACGGTGCTGATCGAAGGCCGCCCCGACGACATCATCGCCGACCCCGACGCGCGGCGCGTTTACCTCGGCGAGCAATTTACTCTTTGA
- the cysK gene encoding cysteine synthase A, producing the protein MTAKTKGRGKIYDSIIDTIGDTPLVRLDKIAKEKGVVAKLVGKLEFFNPIASVKDRIGVAMIEALEAAGKITPGKSVLVEPTSGNTGIALAFAAAAKGYRMILVMPESMSLERRKMLKLLGSELDLTPAAKGMKGAIARAEELVAEIPGAVMPQQFENPANPEIHRNTTAEEIWNDTDGGVDVLISGIGTGGTITGVGQVLKARKPGVRIVAVEPADSPVLSGGSPSPHKIQGIGAGFVPPILDTKVYDEVVTVTNDEAFEYARLAARLEGIPVGISSGGAIAAAVKVGSRPEMAGKLIVIIIPSFAERYMSTALFEGLE; encoded by the coding sequence ATGACGGCAAAGACCAAGGGCCGCGGCAAGATCTACGATTCCATCATCGACACGATCGGCGATACGCCGCTCGTGCGCCTCGACAAGATCGCCAAGGAGAAGGGCGTCGTCGCCAAACTCGTCGGCAAGCTCGAGTTCTTCAATCCGATCGCCTCGGTCAAGGACCGCATCGGCGTCGCGATGATCGAGGCGCTGGAAGCGGCCGGCAAGATCACCCCCGGCAAGTCCGTCCTCGTCGAGCCGACATCGGGTAATACCGGCATCGCGCTGGCCTTCGCGGCGGCGGCCAAGGGCTACCGCATGATCCTCGTCATGCCGGAATCGATGTCGCTGGAACGGCGCAAGATGCTGAAGCTGCTCGGCTCCGAGCTGGACCTTACGCCGGCCGCCAAGGGCATGAAGGGCGCCATCGCCCGGGCCGAGGAACTCGTCGCCGAAATTCCCGGCGCGGTCATGCCGCAGCAGTTCGAAAATCCGGCCAATCCGGAAATCCACCGCAACACCACGGCCGAGGAAATCTGGAACGACACCGACGGCGGCGTCGACGTGCTGATTTCCGGCATTGGCACCGGTGGCACCATCACCGGCGTCGGCCAGGTTCTGAAGGCCCGCAAGCCGGGCGTCCGCATCGTTGCCGTGGAGCCGGCCGACAGCCCGGTGCTTTCCGGCGGCAGCCCCTCGCCGCACAAGATCCAGGGCATCGGCGCCGGCTTCGTTCCGCCGATCCTCGACACCAAGGTCTATGACGAGGTCGTCACCGTCACCAATGACGAGGCCTTCGAATATGCCCGTCTCGCGGCGCGGCTGGAGGGTATCCCGGTCGGCATTTCGTCCGGCGGCGCCATCGCTGCGGCGGTCAAGGTCGGCAGCCGGCCGGAGATGGCGGGCAAGCTGATCGTCATCATCATCCCCTCCTTCGCCGAGCGCTACATGTCGACGGCGCTGTTCGAGGGGCTTGAGTAA
- a CDS encoding DUF1150 family protein → MSDRERVENLTDDHAGKMPDEVFAALGDGVVAYVRQMTSDDVSAAFPNAPRLAPGLSLWALLSADGTPILISDDHDAVIANAMKHELVTVSVH, encoded by the coding sequence ATGTCTGATCGTGAACGTGTTGAGAATTTGACCGATGATCACGCTGGGAAGATGCCGGACGAGGTCTTCGCGGCGCTGGGCGACGGTGTTGTCGCCTATGTCCGGCAGATGACGTCCGATGACGTCAGCGCGGCCTTCCCCAATGCGCCGCGCCTGGCTCCCGGCCTGTCGCTGTGGGCCCTGTTGTCGGCCGACGGGACGCCGATCCTGATCTCGGACGACCATGATGCCGTGATCGCCAACGCCATGAAGCATGAGCTGGTGACGGTCAGCGTGCACTGA
- the hpf gene encoding ribosome hibernation-promoting factor, HPF/YfiA family yields the protein MKLRISGKQVDIGQALREHIEAQMSEALGKYFDGGYNGNVVVEKEGSGYTTDCNIHLDTGIVLQSHGRAHDVYAATDQAAERIGKRLRRYKRKLKSHDHGEDRTDAIEAQSYVLATPEDDDEMPDDFAPVVVAETTQRIRTATVGMAVMELDLTGQVVLVFKNAASGAINVVYRRQDGNIGWVDPSLNEMQASG from the coding sequence ATGAAACTGCGCATATCCGGAAAACAAGTCGACATTGGCCAGGCACTGCGCGAGCATATCGAAGCGCAGATGTCCGAGGCCTTGGGCAAATATTTCGATGGCGGCTACAACGGCAACGTTGTCGTAGAAAAGGAAGGCTCCGGATACACGACCGACTGCAACATCCATCTCGACACGGGCATCGTGCTGCAGTCGCACGGCCGCGCGCATGACGTCTATGCCGCGACGGACCAGGCGGCCGAACGCATCGGCAAGCGCCTGCGACGCTACAAGCGCAAGCTCAAGAGCCACGATCACGGCGAGGACAGGACCGACGCCATCGAGGCGCAGTCCTACGTGCTGGCCACCCCGGAAGACGACGACGAGATGCCCGACGATTTCGCGCCGGTCGTCGTCGCCGAGACCACCCAGCGCATCCGGACGGCCACCGTCGGCATGGCGGTGATGGAACTGGACTTGACCGGGCAGGTCGTCCTGGTGTTCAAGAATGCCGCTTCAGGGGCCATCAATGTGGTCTACCGTCGCCAGGATGGAAATATCGGGTGGGTAGATCCGTCATTGAATGAGATGCAGGCTTCCGGTTAG
- the rpoN gene encoding RNA polymerase factor sigma-54, with product MALSARLEFRQSQSLVMTPQLMQAIKLLQLSNMDLLSYVDSELERNPLLESSEAQDSAANELDDRAEIAASPAAESADWLTTDGAPSGESVNNALDTEIDNVFPEDGPTERGTELDAGALAGESWSGGGSSSGEDYNLEAFVAGELSLHDHLSEQLVLAVADPILRLIGQDLIDAVDEAGYLRIEADQVAERLGVSVDVIEQVVSILQSFEPAGICARNLAECLALQLKEKNRFDPAMAALLDNIELLARRDLPQLRRLCKVDDEDLTEMIHEILALNPKPGNAFGHTVVQPVVPDVIVTPASDGGWTVELNSETLPRVLVNQSYYAAVSKTARDDTEKAYLSECLQTANWLVKSLDQRARTILKVSSEIVRQQDAFLTYGVEYLRPLNLRMVAEVIGMHESTVSRVTSNKYMATSRGIFELKYFFTSSIASSEGGDAHSAESVRHKIKQMIDAEDPNDILSDDAIVKALKDSGVDIARRTVAKYREAMRIASSVQRRRQKQAMLA from the coding sequence ATGGCGCTTTCGGCACGTCTAGAATTCAGACAAAGCCAATCTCTGGTGATGACCCCGCAGTTGATGCAGGCGATCAAGCTGCTTCAATTGTCGAACATGGATCTGCTCAGCTACGTTGACAGCGAACTGGAGCGCAACCCGCTTCTGGAGAGCTCCGAAGCGCAGGATTCGGCCGCGAACGAGCTCGACGACCGGGCCGAAATCGCAGCCAGCCCGGCCGCTGAATCCGCCGACTGGCTGACCACCGACGGTGCCCCCTCCGGGGAGAGCGTCAACAACGCCCTCGACACCGAAATCGACAATGTCTTTCCCGAGGACGGCCCGACGGAGCGCGGCACCGAACTCGACGCGGGCGCCCTTGCCGGCGAAAGCTGGTCGGGCGGCGGTTCGTCCAGCGGCGAGGACTACAATCTCGAGGCCTTCGTAGCCGGCGAGTTGTCGCTGCACGATCATCTTTCCGAGCAACTCGTGCTGGCCGTTGCCGATCCGATCCTGCGCCTGATCGGCCAGGACCTCATCGATGCCGTCGACGAGGCGGGTTACCTGCGCATCGAGGCCGACCAGGTCGCCGAGCGGCTGGGCGTGTCCGTCGATGTGATCGAACAGGTCGTCAGCATCCTTCAGTCCTTCGAGCCCGCCGGCATCTGCGCGCGCAATCTTGCCGAATGCCTCGCGCTGCAGCTCAAGGAAAAGAACCGCTTCGATCCGGCGATGGCGGCGCTGCTCGACAATATCGAGCTGCTTGCCCGGCGCGACCTTCCCCAGCTTCGCCGTCTGTGCAAGGTCGACGACGAGGATCTCACCGAAATGATCCACGAGATCCTCGCCCTCAATCCCAAGCCCGGCAATGCCTTCGGCCACACGGTCGTCCAGCCGGTGGTGCCGGATGTCATCGTCACGCCGGCCAGCGACGGCGGTTGGACTGTGGAGCTCAACAGCGAGACGCTGCCCCGCGTGCTGGTCAACCAGTCCTATTACGCGGCGGTCTCCAAGACGGCCCGGGACGACACGGAAAAGGCCTATCTGTCGGAGTGCCTGCAGACGGCCAACTGGCTGGTGAAGAGCCTCGACCAGCGCGCCCGGACCATCCTCAAGGTCTCCAGCGAGATCGTGCGCCAGCAGGATGCCTTCCTGACCTATGGCGTCGAGTATCTGAGGCCGTTGAACCTGCGCATGGTGGCCGAGGTCATCGGGATGCACGAATCGACGGTCAGCCGCGTCACGTCGAACAAATACATGGCAACGAGCCGGGGCATCTTCGAGCTGAAATACTTCTTCACCTCGTCGATCGCCTCGTCCGAGGGCGGGGATGCGCACAGCGCCGAGTCCGTGCGCCACAAGATCAAGCAGATGATCGACGCCGAGGACCCGAACGACATTCTCTCGGACGACGCCATCGTCAAGGCGCTCAAGGACTCCGGCGTCGACATCGCCCGCCGCACGGTGGCGAAATACCGCGAGGCGATGCGAATTGCCTCCTCGGTCCAGCGGCGGCGCCAGAAACAGGCCATGCTGGCCTGA